ggtgatttgtttgagttggtcgtctattctcatcctcgactattttttagaactttagcagactaaacacgtctgtttttatttgttttcgacgttgttttatttaacaacgtctaatatttatcgtcgttgtttgtttctgaaaatagggcgtataaattttgtaatacgactctcatatatttgtaaccgacgttgtttcgttgttcaacgtctactctataaatacatacgtcgtaaataatgacactgacaactatttccatgtcatcttttatagaaaaattgaagtggaaaatttattttacgacggctgtttttatataggcgacgtagtaggaatcaataacgtcgtcttctaatgtatttaaaggcgtcatattttttattgtcgtgaaaatgatatttaacggcgtcttattttaattttcgtcgttgtatgtctatcttgcggccttgttctgttaatatgtgtcatatttttcctttttaacgacggtttttttagagagttggtcgtctattctcatcctcgactgcttttttagatctttttgcagtacaaagacgtcgttttgtatttgttgatgacgttgtatattttaacaacgacggtgatttagcgtcgtggtttatgagggaaaagatgacagtggattccacgaccattgaaaaaccgaatacacgacggtgatttactgtcgtctttttgcttttttgtagtagtccAAGTTTTCATCAAACGCATTAGTGTTATCCAACTTAAACCAAGTGAAGCCAAGCCAAGACAGTTTCTAAGTCAATGTCAAGACAGTCATGTGTAACAAACGAGGCCTAATAGTCTTCAATTTGATTCATGTCCACTTCGCAAGAGGGAGAGAAGTCATAGAAATACTTCTTCCGGTTCTCTATAACAATTTAGagtaattcaatttaaaatcaattgaaaatgAGTAGATAGGCCCATTTCCAAACGTGCGACAATATTCTCAACAAAACAGTTTTTGCATGAAATAACATAATTTGTTTTCCCAACGCATGAGCTTTCGTATTTATGCCACACACACAACGCATGATTTGTTTTCCCAAATTAGAGGGAAGATTGTTAAGTAGTCGTTTCGTTTGCTTGGTTGGGTTGGGCATAGGCTAGCTAGGGATTTAATTAACTCAAAGTATCTTTCCTTAATATTTAACTCACGGTAAGAGGTTGATGTCATCTTCATCTCCCACCAATGTTGATCACCAGCTGCCTCACATCTCCCAAGTTCTTCACGGGCTCATCCAGCCCTGCACCTTCAAAGTGAGACAATTTtaatttgctttattttttattatcttatCCATGTTTGTCTGTTTtagtaatatatattaatatatgtatGCAGAGATCTGAAGGTTGATGAGAAGATTAATAGGGATTACAGTTACAAGAAGGCTTTTATGCCTCGGCAAGAGTTGCTTTATCAAGAAATCACTCATTCCATGCCACCTGAAAAAATTAGCATCTTTAAATCCCTAGACGACTGGGCTGAGGACAACATCTTGACTCACTTGAAACCTGTTGAAAAGTGCTGGCAACCTCAAGATTTTCTGCCTGATCCAGCGGCTTCCCGAGATGACGGTTTTCATGAGCAAATCAAGGAACTGAGGGAGAGGGCAAAGGAGGTTCCAGAtgatttctttgttgttttggtgGGAAATATGATCACTGAGGACGCCCTTCCCACTTACCAAACAATGCTCAACACTTTGGATGGAGTTGCAGATGAAACAGGTTCAAGCCCTACTTCTTGGGCAGTCTGGACCAGGGCCTGGACTGCTGAAGAGAAAAGGCATGGTGACCTTCTTAATAAGTATCTCTATCTCACCGGACGAGTCGACATGTCCCAAATTGAGAAGACCATTCAGTATTTGATTACTTTTGGAATGGTATGTTACACcttaagcatatatatatatatatatttatatgcatctaataatcaaattaatcaattaatgTAATCTCCTTCTCCTTAATAGAAAATTGAGACCGTTTGATAACTATTTCTGTTTCGAtcagttttgagtttttattttaaatatagaAAATTGAGACCATTTGATAACTATTTCTGTTTCGATCAGTTtcgagtttttattttaaataaaactgaatatcgGAAACATGTTTAGTATTAACACATATAGTCTTCAAGTGTACAAAgtaaaaaaactgaaaactgtTTGAAAGCTCAATTTAGATTAACGTCTAATGGGAAATTATTAAACGTTGATTTTAGGGTAAAAACATGTTATTTAGGCCCTGAATTTTCTTGTGTATACTTAACCTGCATGTATAAATGTACATATATGTGTACGTATTCATAGGATCCCGGGGGAGAGAACAATCCCTACTTGGGGTTCATATTCACTTCATTCCAGGAAAGGGCTACCGCTATCTCTCATGGGAACACTGCCAAACTTGCCAAGAAGCACGGGGACTTGAAGTTGGCACAAATATGCGGCATAATAGCCTCAGATGAGAAGCGCCATGAGGCTGCCTACACCAAGATTGTGACCAAGCTCTTTGAGTTGGATCCCGATTATACTGTCATTTCTTTAGCTCACATGATGAGGAAGAAAATCACCATGCCAGCTCACTTGATGTATGATGGCCGTGATGACCACCTTTTTCAACACTTTTCCAGTGCTGCGCAGCAGTTAGGTGTCTATACCGCCAATGACTATGCCGATATATTGGAGTCGTTGCTTGCCACGTGGAAGGTAGAAACCCTTGTTGGACTTTCACCTGAAGGCCGAAAGGCTCAAGAGTTTGTTTGTGGGTTGCCACCGAGAATAAGAAAGCTAGAGGAAAGAGCTCAAGCAAGGACCAAGCAACCACCCATGTCCGTACCTTTCAGTTGGATTTTTGGTAGACAAGTGAGGCTTTTGTGAGGGAGGATGTGAGATTTCTTAATCTTATGTACAATACTGTTTTCAGGGAATGTATTATTTATTAGCTAGCATACTCCATGTGTTTTTAAGCTGTTGAGAATGATAGTCTCGTACTCATATTAGTCAGTATAAAGACTAGCACGGAAAGAAAAACTAGTGCGATTGCATGTCTCACCTATTCCTTCCTTGTATGTTTGGTTATTCACATTGCTTCCCTCTTTTTGGACAAAAACTAGTGCTTGAAGGAGTTTTGGTCCTCCTTTGCTTGAGTTATATATGTAGACATGCCACTACCAAGCTATCAAATGATTTGGATGGAAAGATTTTAAGCAACGTGATCGCGCTTCTGACTTCTAATCAACTGATTGTTCAGCCAAACAAGAAATCCCATCTTTGGCATATGTTCTTTCTCTTACGTGGGGTCAACAATG
The window above is part of the Prunus dulcis chromosome 1, ALMONDv2, whole genome shotgun sequence genome. Proteins encoded here:
- the LOC117615772 gene encoding stearoyl-[acyl-carrier-protein] 9-desaturase, chloroplastic-like, yielding MEVECFQRVIVIYLEHPTVINVDEFAVAWSERGPIARNLTAEFEQSVYKGMYEEDEEDAIVVNERRTRVMKDETIYEEEENDKRAENESEDSKNSEDPEFYDSAYEQSEDEQCLLEKDDRDLKVDEKINRDYSYKKAFMPRQELLYQEITHSMPPEKISIFKSLDDWAEDNILTHLKPVEKCWQPQDFLPDPAASRDDGFHEQIKELRERAKEVPDDFFVVLVGNMITEDALPTYQTMLNTLDGVADETGSSPTSWAVWTRAWTAEEKRHGDLLNKYLYLTGRVDMSQIEKTIQYLITFGMDPGGENNPYLGFIFTSFQERATAISHGNTAKLAKKHGDLKLAQICGIIASDEKRHEAAYTKIVTKLFELDPDYTVISLAHMMRKKITMPAHLMYDGRDDHLFQHFSSAAQQLGVYTANDYADILESLLATWKVETLVGLSPEGRKAQEFVCGLPPRIRKLEERAQARTKQPPMSVPFSWIFGRQVRLL